From a single Streptomyces sp. NBC_00377 genomic region:
- a CDS encoding gas vesicle protein GvpG, whose protein sequence is MGLISEVLLLPFAPVRGSGWVIQQVVQEAERIYYDPGTIRAELARLEERLDAGEITEEEFDREEDTLLDRLESATRKSAGTDDGWTG, encoded by the coding sequence ATGGGACTCATCTCAGAGGTGCTGCTGCTGCCGTTCGCCCCGGTGCGCGGCAGCGGCTGGGTGATCCAGCAGGTGGTCCAGGAGGCCGAGCGGATCTACTACGACCCCGGCACCATCCGGGCCGAACTGGCCCGGCTGGAGGAGCGGTTGGACGCCGGGGAAATCACCGAGGAGGAGTTCGACCGGGAGGAGGACACGCTCCTGGACCGGCTGGAGAGCGCGACGCGCAAGAGCGCGGGAACGGACGACGGGTGGACAGGATGA
- a CDS encoding GvpL/GvpF family gas vesicle protein: MSTYVYGIVASSHPDLPDGLVGVGQPPLPVRVLKEGALAAVVSDAPEGLRPKRRELLAHQTVLAEAGAEGCVLPMRFGSVAPDDSSVTGVLAERTEHYEERLRALDNKVEYNVKASHVEEAVLHLVMAESPELRSLAEANRKAGGGSHDQRLQLGEMVAAAVKAKEAEDAADVQQNLQPLAAATSVGPESTGWLVNVSFLVDRDSAAGFLEAAEELRKGRPHLELRINGPLPPYSFVEPGPAEPAGTTG, translated from the coding sequence GTGAGCACGTACGTGTACGGCATCGTCGCGAGCTCGCACCCGGACCTTCCCGACGGGCTGGTCGGCGTGGGCCAGCCGCCCCTGCCGGTGCGCGTCCTGAAGGAGGGCGCGCTGGCGGCCGTCGTCAGCGACGCCCCGGAGGGGCTGCGGCCCAAGCGCAGGGAACTGCTCGCCCACCAGACCGTGCTGGCCGAGGCCGGCGCCGAGGGCTGCGTGCTGCCCATGCGGTTCGGCAGCGTCGCCCCCGACGACAGTTCCGTCACCGGGGTGCTCGCCGAGCGCACCGAGCACTACGAGGAGCGGTTGCGCGCCCTCGACAACAAGGTCGAGTACAACGTCAAGGCGTCCCATGTCGAGGAAGCCGTCCTGCACCTCGTGATGGCCGAGAGCCCCGAGCTGCGGTCCCTCGCCGAGGCCAACCGGAAAGCGGGCGGTGGCAGCCACGACCAGCGGCTCCAGCTCGGCGAGATGGTGGCCGCCGCGGTCAAGGCCAAGGAGGCCGAGGACGCGGCCGACGTGCAGCAGAACCTCCAGCCGCTGGCAGCGGCCACCAGTGTGGGCCCCGAGTCCACGGGCTGGCTGGTCAACGTCTCGTTCCTGGTGGACCGCGACTCGGCGGCCGGATTCCTGGAGGCCGCGGAGGAGCTCCGCAAGGGCCGTCCGCACCTCGAGCTGCGGATCAACGGGCCGCTGCCGCCGTACAGCTTCGTCGAACCGGGCCCGGCCGAACCGGCGGGTACCACAGGGTAG
- a CDS encoding gas vesicle structural protein GvpA: MTVVPAQQSGGGGGSSGLYDVLELVLDRGLVIDAFVRVSLVGIEILKIDVRVVVASVDTYLRFAEACNRLDLEAGPRKDPGLPDLVGEMTESGARGKSKGALSGAAETISDAFKQARDDGSSQEREPRPRARKSTAARRKEEQE, encoded by the coding sequence ATGACCGTTGTCCCGGCACAACAGTCCGGCGGTGGAGGCGGTTCCAGCGGCCTCTACGACGTGCTGGAGCTCGTCCTCGACAGGGGTCTCGTCATCGACGCGTTCGTACGGGTGTCCCTGGTCGGCATCGAGATCCTCAAGATCGACGTACGGGTCGTGGTGGCCAGCGTCGACACCTATCTGCGCTTCGCCGAGGCGTGCAACCGGCTGGACCTCGAGGCGGGGCCCCGCAAGGACCCGGGCCTGCCCGACCTGGTCGGCGAGATGACCGAGTCCGGCGCGCGCGGCAAGTCCAAGGGCGCGCTGTCCGGCGCCGCGGAGACCATCTCCGACGCCTTCAAGCAGGCCCGTGACGACGGCTCCTCCCAGGAGCGCGAGCCCAGGCCGCGGGCGCGCAAGAGCACCGCGGCGCGCAGGAAGGAGGAGCAGGAGTGA
- a CDS encoding gas vesicle protein GvpO — MVNTKSSAQSHTSHESHVSHGSDEPRESHDACAESTDTEGKDDVAENRPGPMEVLRQARGQLTELTGMTAESVSSFEQTQDGWSLEIEVLELARVPDTMSLMASYQVDLDPDGQLTGYRRVRRYERGRADPHRSGGR, encoded by the coding sequence ATGGTGAACACAAAAAGCTCAGCACAGTCACATACGTCACATGAATCGCACGTATCACACGGATCAGACGAACCGCGCGAGTCGCACGACGCGTGTGCGGAGTCGACGGACACGGAAGGAAAGGACGACGTGGCGGAGAACCGGCCGGGCCCGATGGAGGTGCTGCGCCAGGCGCGCGGCCAGCTCACCGAGCTGACCGGCATGACCGCGGAGAGCGTCTCCTCCTTCGAGCAGACACAGGACGGCTGGTCCCTGGAGATCGAGGTCCTGGAGCTCGCCCGTGTGCCCGACACGATGAGTCTGATGGCGAGCTACCAGGTCGACCTCGATCCGGACGGGCAGCTCACCGGCTACCGGCGCGTTCGCCGCTACGAGCGCGGGCGCGCGGACCCACACAGGTCCGGCGGCCGTTAG
- the ligD gene encoding non-homologous end-joining DNA ligase: MSGGDVRKLRVGRHTVEVHRTDKVLFPGGRDAKEYTKGDLVAYYRSVAAFMLPHLRGRPLMLERHPDGIDGPRFMQKNTPEHYPQWVRRVEVAKEDGTVRHTVCDDSATLVLLADQACLTRHRWLSRAGRIDRPDVMIFDLDPADGSGFDAVREAAGWLGELLDELRLPSALMTTGSRGLHVVIPLDGHQDFDEVRGFARDAADLLVDRHPGRLTTAARKKDRGDRLYLDVQRNAYAQTAVAPFTVRALPGAPVATPITWEQLRDPELGPRRWTIADAAEQGRTGPWSGLGRGRALGPARRRLDVLRGA, encoded by the coding sequence GTGAGCGGCGGCGACGTACGGAAACTGCGGGTGGGCCGGCACACCGTCGAGGTCCACCGGACGGACAAGGTGCTCTTCCCGGGAGGGAGGGACGCGAAGGAGTACACGAAGGGCGACCTCGTCGCGTACTACCGGTCGGTCGCCGCGTTCATGCTGCCGCACCTGCGCGGGCGCCCGCTGATGCTGGAGCGGCATCCGGACGGGATCGACGGACCCCGCTTCATGCAGAAGAACACCCCCGAGCACTATCCGCAGTGGGTCAGACGGGTCGAGGTGGCCAAGGAGGACGGCACCGTCCGCCACACGGTCTGCGACGACTCCGCCACCCTCGTCCTCCTCGCCGACCAGGCCTGCCTCACCCGGCACCGCTGGCTGTCGCGGGCCGGCCGGATCGACCGTCCGGATGTGATGATCTTCGACCTGGACCCCGCCGACGGCTCGGGTTTCGATGCCGTCCGGGAGGCCGCCGGATGGCTGGGCGAGCTCCTCGACGAGCTGCGGCTGCCCTCGGCGCTGATGACGACGGGTTCACGCGGACTGCACGTCGTCATCCCGCTCGACGGGCACCAGGACTTCGACGAGGTGCGCGGATTCGCCCGGGACGCAGCCGACCTGCTCGTCGACCGGCATCCCGGCCGGCTCACCACCGCCGCCCGCAAGAAGGACCGCGGAGACCGGCTCTACCTGGACGTCCAGCGCAACGCCTACGCCCAGACCGCGGTCGCCCCCTTCACGGTGCGGGCGTTGCCCGGAGCGCCCGTCGCCACGCCGATCACCTGGGAGCAGCTGCGCGATCCGGAGCTGGGACCGCGCCGCTGGACCATCGCGGACGCCGCCGAACAGGGCCGCACCGGCCCTTGGTCCGGGCTGGGCCGCGGGCGGGCACTGGGCCCGGCCCGGCGGCGGCTCGACGTACTTCGAGGCGCGTGA
- a CDS encoding transketolase gives MDTAELVELGRQLRVDSVRASAAAGSGHPTSSMSAADLVAVLFAHHFRYDFDRPAHPGNDRFVLSKGHASPLMYAAYKAVGAIDDEELLTFRTLGSRLEGHPTPQRLPWVETATGSLGQGLPVAVGIALAGQRLDRAGYRVWVLCGDGELAEGSGWEAAEYAGHERLDNLTVIVDVNRLGQRGPTRHGHDLDAYARRFQAFGWHTIEIDGHDVDAVDRACGEAASTARQPTAILARTLKGKGVAAVQDREGLHGKPLPDADGAIEELGGIRDLRVRVHGPVEARMLRSVPTGSLELPRWEGADREKGVATRDAYGRALAALGAARGDIVALDGEVGDSTRTEVFAKEHHDRFFECYIAEQQLVANAVGLATRGWVPYASTFAAFLTRAHDFVRMAAVSGAGINLVGSHAGVAIGQDGPSQMGLEDLAMFRAVHGSTVLYPCDPHQTARLVAAMAGLDGVRYLRTSRGAYPVLYGPDEEFPVGGSKVLRSSDRDRLTIVAAGVTVHEALKAAEALDAQGIAVRVVDLYSVKPVDRATLRRAAEETGLLMSVEDHHEQGGLGDAVLDAFLDGRPVPRLVRLAVRTMPGSANPAEQLHAAGIDAESIAASARLLVEQAIVP, from the coding sequence ATGGACACCGCCGAACTCGTCGAACTCGGCCGGCAGTTGCGGGTCGACAGCGTGCGCGCCTCCGCCGCCGCGGGGTCCGGGCATCCGACGTCCTCGATGTCGGCCGCGGACCTGGTGGCCGTGCTGTTCGCGCACCACTTCCGCTATGACTTCGACCGCCCGGCCCACCCGGGCAACGACCGCTTCGTCCTGTCGAAGGGCCACGCCTCCCCGCTGATGTACGCGGCCTACAAGGCCGTCGGCGCCATCGACGACGAGGAGCTGCTGACCTTCCGCACACTCGGCAGCCGGCTGGAGGGGCATCCCACCCCGCAGCGGCTGCCGTGGGTCGAGACGGCCACCGGATCGCTCGGCCAGGGCCTCCCGGTGGCCGTCGGGATCGCGCTGGCCGGGCAGCGGCTGGACCGTGCCGGATACCGCGTGTGGGTGCTGTGCGGGGACGGCGAACTCGCCGAGGGCTCCGGGTGGGAGGCCGCCGAGTACGCGGGACACGAACGCCTCGACAACCTCACGGTGATCGTCGACGTCAACCGGCTCGGCCAGCGCGGCCCCACCCGGCACGGCCACGACCTGGACGCCTACGCCCGCCGGTTCCAGGCGTTCGGCTGGCACACGATCGAGATCGACGGACACGACGTGGACGCCGTCGACCGTGCCTGCGGCGAGGCTGCCTCCACCGCCCGGCAGCCGACGGCGATCCTGGCCCGCACCCTCAAGGGCAAGGGCGTGGCGGCCGTCCAGGACCGCGAGGGCCTGCACGGCAAGCCGCTGCCCGACGCCGACGGGGCGATCGAGGAGCTGGGCGGCATCCGGGACCTGCGCGTGCGCGTGCACGGGCCCGTCGAGGCCCGGATGCTGCGCTCCGTGCCGACCGGTTCCCTCGAACTGCCCCGCTGGGAGGGGGCCGACCGCGAAAAGGGCGTGGCGACCCGTGACGCCTACGGCCGGGCCCTCGCCGCTCTCGGCGCCGCACGCGGCGACATCGTCGCCCTCGACGGCGAGGTCGGCGACTCCACCCGTACCGAGGTGTTCGCCAAGGAGCACCACGACCGGTTCTTCGAGTGCTACATCGCCGAACAGCAGCTCGTCGCGAACGCGGTCGGCCTCGCGACCCGCGGCTGGGTGCCGTACGCCTCCACGTTCGCGGCGTTCCTGACCCGGGCGCACGATTTCGTCCGCATGGCCGCGGTCAGCGGTGCCGGCATCAACCTCGTCGGCTCGCACGCCGGAGTCGCCATCGGACAGGACGGGCCCTCGCAGATGGGTCTGGAGGACCTGGCGATGTTCCGGGCCGTGCACGGCTCGACCGTGCTGTACCCCTGCGACCCCCACCAGACCGCCCGGCTCGTCGCCGCCATGGCCGGCCTTGACGGCGTCCGCTACCTGCGCACCTCGCGCGGCGCCTACCCGGTGCTCTACGGACCGGACGAGGAGTTCCCGGTCGGCGGCAGCAAGGTGCTGCGCTCCTCGGACCGGGACCGGCTGACGATCGTCGCGGCCGGCGTCACCGTGCACGAGGCGCTGAAGGCAGCCGAGGCGCTCGACGCGCAGGGCATCGCGGTCCGGGTCGTCGACCTGTACTCGGTCAAGCCCGTCGACCGGGCCACGCTACGGCGGGCCGCGGAGGAGACCGGGCTGCTGATGAGCGTGGAGGACCACCACGAACAGGGCGGACTGGGGGACGCGGTCCTCGACGCCTTCCTCGACGGCCGGCCGGTACCCCGGCTGGTGCGCCTCGCCGTCCGGACGATGCCCGGCTCGGCGAACCCGGCCGAACAGCTGCACGCGGCGGGCATCGACGCCGAGTCGATCGCCGCGTCCGCCCGGCTGCTCGTGGAGCAGGCGATCGTGCCGTGA
- a CDS encoding NAD(P)/FAD-dependent oxidoreductase gives MSRPRIVIVGAGFAGYRAARTLAREARGRADITLLNPTDHFLYVPLLPQVAAGILEPRRVTVPLSGSLRQVRLVLGEAGRIDLDARTVHCTNPEGDTRTLGYDRLVLAAGSVNKLLPIPGVAEHAHGFRSLPEALYLRDHLTRQVELAASGADATERAARSTFVVVGAGYTGTEVAAQGKLFTDALVRAHPSRTGMRPRWLLLDVASRVLPELDGRLSRTADRVLRERGVEVRMGTSVKEATRDGVLLTDGEFVDTRTLVWCVGVRPDPLAESLGLPLERGRLLVEPTLQVPGRPEVFACGDAAAVPDLERPGEYTPMTAQHAWRQGKVAGQNVAASLGAGGGAAGLRPYRHKDLGFVVDLGGVQAAANPLGVHLSGPAAALVTRGYHLAAMPGNRVRVAADWLLDAVLPRQDVQLGLVRSWSVPLDTASPELARVPDGRERETAAPGPGAATRADVNAGDAGNVAHDRNTDDKNTDGMNAHGKDADGKDDGKDADGKDDRNEAKDVNDVNQTNGGSGEQHPSPEDDSQSITAPTPEVGRHGGGEDGARQGQSSPEDGSRSITAPTPEVGQHSSGPAAGREDETADGSGKARGEGDR, from the coding sequence GTGAGTCGCCCCCGCATCGTGATCGTCGGAGCCGGATTCGCCGGGTACCGGGCCGCCCGCACCCTGGCGCGGGAGGCCAGGGGCCGCGCCGACATCACCCTGCTCAACCCGACCGACCACTTCCTCTACGTGCCTCTGCTGCCCCAGGTGGCGGCGGGCATCCTGGAACCGCGCCGGGTCACGGTCCCCCTGTCGGGCAGCCTGCGTCAGGTGCGGCTGGTGCTCGGCGAGGCCGGTCGCATCGACCTCGACGCGCGCACCGTCCACTGCACGAACCCCGAGGGCGACACGCGCACGCTCGGCTACGACCGGCTCGTGCTCGCCGCGGGCAGCGTCAACAAGCTGCTGCCCATCCCCGGGGTCGCCGAGCACGCGCACGGGTTCCGCAGCCTGCCCGAAGCCCTGTATCTGCGCGATCACCTGACCCGGCAGGTGGAGTTGGCCGCGTCCGGCGCCGACGCGACCGAGCGCGCGGCACGTTCCACGTTCGTCGTGGTCGGCGCGGGCTACACCGGTACCGAGGTCGCGGCGCAGGGAAAGCTGTTCACCGACGCCCTGGTCCGCGCCCACCCCTCGCGCACCGGCATGCGGCCGCGCTGGCTGCTGCTGGATGTCGCGTCGCGCGTCCTGCCCGAACTCGACGGACGGCTCTCCCGCACCGCCGACCGGGTGCTGAGGGAACGGGGCGTCGAGGTGCGCATGGGAACCTCGGTGAAGGAGGCCACGCGTGACGGGGTCCTGCTCACCGACGGCGAGTTCGTCGACACCCGCACCCTGGTGTGGTGCGTGGGCGTACGGCCCGATCCGCTGGCCGAGTCGCTCGGACTTCCCCTGGAACGCGGGCGGCTGCTCGTCGAGCCGACGTTGCAGGTCCCCGGCAGGCCGGAGGTGTTCGCGTGCGGTGACGCGGCCGCCGTGCCCGACCTGGAGAGGCCCGGGGAGTACACGCCGATGACCGCGCAGCACGCGTGGCGGCAGGGCAAGGTGGCCGGGCAGAACGTCGCCGCCTCGCTCGGCGCGGGCGGCGGCGCGGCCGGTCTGCGACCGTACCGGCACAAGGACCTGGGGTTCGTCGTGGACCTGGGCGGCGTGCAGGCCGCGGCCAATCCGCTCGGTGTCCATCTGTCCGGTCCCGCCGCCGCTCTGGTCACCCGCGGTTACCATCTCGCCGCGATGCCCGGCAATCGCGTCCGCGTCGCCGCCGACTGGCTGCTGGACGCCGTACTCCCGCGCCAGGACGTCCAGTTGGGCCTCGTCCGGTCCTGGTCGGTACCGCTGGACACAGCGTCGCCGGAGCTGGCGCGGGTGCCGGACGGCCGCGAGCGCGAGACGGCGGCCCCCGGCCCCGGAGCGGCCACCCGGGCGGACGTGAACGCCGGTGACGCCGGGAACGTCGCGCACGACAGGAACACCGACGACAAGAACACCGACGGCATGAACGCCCACGGCAAGGACGCCGACGGCAAGGACGACGGCAAGGACGCCGACGGCAAGGACGACAGGAATGAGGCGAAGGACGTGAACGACGTGAACCAGACGAACGGTGGGTCCGGCGAGCAGCACCCCTCCCCGGAGGACGACTCGCAGTCGATCACCGCGCCGACACCCGAGGTGGGACGGCACGGCGGGGGTGAGGACGGGGCCCGTCAAGGTCAGTCCTCGCCTGAGGACGGCTCCCGGTCGATCACCGCGCCGACACCCGAGGTGGGGCAGCACAGTTCCGGACCGGCCGCCGGGCGCGAGGACGAGACCGCCGACGGGTCCGGGAAGGCCCGCGGGGAGGGAGACCGGTAG
- a CDS encoding LLM class F420-dependent oxidoreductase, with product MPEYGYFLSCEEFGPADLVEQARMAEQAGFQALWISDHYHPWNDAQGQSPFVWSVIGALSEAVSLPIETAVTCPTVRIHPAVVAQAAATSAVMTNGRFRLGVGSGEALNEHILGDAWPPANVRLEMLEEAVQIMRRLFTGEEVTHYGTHYKVENARLYTVPDEPVPIDISGFGPKATSLAARVGDGFITMMPDEAMVEQYRKGGGGSKPVSGGTKVCYGTDRAEAVRTVHRLWSNQLLPGEMGQILPTPSHFEQLQPLVSEEMVGENTVCGDDVDEHVEALTAFADAGFDRIYVNQIGPDQRGFFDFYRTKVLPRLQ from the coding sequence ATGCCCGAATACGGCTATTTCCTGTCCTGCGAGGAGTTCGGCCCCGCAGACCTCGTCGAGCAGGCCCGGATGGCCGAGCAGGCCGGTTTCCAGGCGCTGTGGATCTCCGACCACTACCACCCGTGGAACGACGCACAGGGCCAGAGCCCGTTCGTCTGGTCGGTGATCGGCGCACTGTCGGAGGCGGTGTCGCTGCCGATCGAGACGGCCGTGACCTGCCCGACCGTGCGGATCCACCCGGCGGTGGTCGCGCAGGCCGCCGCCACGTCCGCGGTGATGACGAACGGCCGATTCCGCCTCGGCGTCGGCTCGGGCGAGGCCCTGAACGAGCACATCCTCGGCGACGCCTGGCCCCCGGCGAACGTACGCCTGGAGATGCTGGAGGAGGCGGTGCAGATCATGCGCCGGCTGTTCACGGGCGAGGAGGTCACCCACTACGGCACGCACTACAAGGTGGAGAACGCCCGCCTCTACACCGTCCCCGACGAGCCCGTCCCGATCGACATCTCCGGCTTCGGCCCCAAGGCGACCTCGCTCGCGGCCCGCGTGGGCGACGGCTTCATCACGATGATGCCGGACGAGGCGATGGTCGAGCAGTACCGCAAGGGCGGCGGCGGCTCCAAGCCGGTCAGCGGCGGCACGAAGGTCTGCTACGGCACGGACCGCGCCGAAGCCGTCCGTACGGTCCACCGGCTGTGGTCGAATCAGCTGCTGCCCGGCGAGATGGGGCAGATCCTGCCCACGCCGAGTCACTTCGAGCAGTTGCAGCCGCTGGTCAGCGAGGAGATGGTCGGCGAGAACACGGTGTGCGGCGACGACGTCGACGAGCACGTCGAAGCCCTCACCGCCTTCGCCGACGCGGGCTTCGACCGGATCTACGTCAACCAGATCGGCCCCGACCAGCGCGGCTTCTTCGACTTCTACCGCACGAAGGTGCTGCCGCGCCTCCAGTGA